CAAATACTAAAAATCCTACAATGCATGATTTCTCTATCAGATTTCATTTAAGAAAAATCTTGAGTCAATTAAGATTTGTTGATTTCAAGATTATGATCTTTTTATGCATGACTCCATATTTCCTTGAAAGTGTCCCTTGTTTTCCAAGTTCACATGAATAAAAGCCTTGTCATAATGCTTACATTAGCATTTCTattcttttaaaatgatatacCCTCTTGCAGGTCTATGATCCCAATTGTGCTGGCATCCATGATGAAGATTCTTCCATCCTCTGCTATACCAAATATGTCCTCTGAAACACTGGTGTAGAAAAGGCGGAAGTGGAGGCTATTGAAGGCTAAACTTTGGGTGATGTGGAGGATCTGGTAGGCAGCATCAGATCTGTGTGCCAGTGGTTCCTGGTACAAGCTCCTCAAGGGTCTACAGCCTGCCCACATCATCAGCCTGCCACAAGAACCATGATAGCGCGGGAAGGGCCAGCCCTCAGTGCCTGGAAACATCTAGAGCAACACAACAAGGATGGGTAGGAGGATATCCTACTCAAGAACTGAATCACGttttaatatttctaaatgtttaaagtttGAGTTTGGTTCCAGCATTTCTAAGTGCTttttcatggattttttttcctctaaagaTAACATTCCTCCCAGAGATAATCTGAGGAACCATTAAGGCTGttagatcctttttttttttctttctttttttttttttataaagtttaataGATACTACACATCTATAAATATGTGAGTgtatatagatttttatttgcaCTCTTAGAACAAATGCCTAGTTACTTATGGGTACTTTGAATAGAGGTTTCtagagaagtttttttttctgaattgaaAACATATCTTTAACCTTTAAGGATTTTCTCAAGGGGCAACATGAATGacgtgtttttttgttttttttaaataataataaatgtaaagattgTAACATTATTTGCATTGGTAATGAACACGTAGAAACTAATCATGTTTTATACCTGCAGTATAAGAGGCTGTTGATTGACAGCCAGTGTGTAGAGCAGTCTGAGCTTATCCTTACTAGTGAAGTGCTTCATCTGCACACTGCCCACATCAGCCACTTCAAAGTAGCGGTGCACAATCCGATCCAGAAGCCTCTGAGATGGGCAACGCAGCATTGGTGTGACCAGACCCTTAGGACAGAGGACAGCAAACACTCCAGTAGTCTTTTCAGAATTCTTCAGAATTATTCATGTAACTATTATAAGCCAAATCATTGCCATTGTATGTACTTATTGAATATTGAATGTATTTTCTATGGGAATCATTATTTTTCTTGAAAAGCCTTTTAGAGAACCCCAATAGTAAAGAAATCATAAATCGGAAGTATTTGAAGCATTTCAGCCTGACATTTGTGTGTTAAGGTGAATTGTGTAAAGCCCAGAAAGGTACAGACGGAGACAGACCTGCACCACACTGGGTAACAGGATATTGGACTTGGCCAAATTCTGGAACCGTGATGTTGCTCTCAGAACTGCTTCAATGCTGCAGGATTTCCTTTTGCCTGCTGAGATGCAAATGCTTTTGTCAGCCAGATGGTGCAGGTCGGGGGAAACCAGACGTGACAGCACCACGGGCCTCCAGGTTTCTAAATCATCTGTGTAATTTGCCTCATAAGACGTACTGTTATCTGAGGGCAGATGCAGTTGATGTGGCAGCCACCTTTCAAATCTAGTGTGACATCAAATTAATTTCACATTAGACCCTACATCCAAAGCATTTTTTCAAGCAAActatttggtgtttttttttttctgctccgTTTTCTGTAGTTTAGGTGGAACTGAACAACATGTATCTACTTCAAAGTTGACTTGATTTTGAACAACTGCCATCAAACCTTTTCTTCAGTGTTCATTCAGTGGTGATAGAAACACTTGATTTTTGATTGTTGTGTGAactgtagtatatatatatttgaatggaaacagaaaaaaaatacaacctcGAAATACAGCAGTTTTTAAAACTCAGTCACTACCTTACCTTATTTGCTTTTTATAAAGCTTCTTGCATATGGAAGTACCCACACAAGCATTGCATTTATCCAGACCCAGGAAGCCCCTGGAAAAGCTGTTGATGTCCTGTGATAGTACTGTTGAAGGAGTTGAGACCACCAGAGGCAGTCCCAAACAGAGAAACCAATTGTGCCACCATGCTCCTAATAGCACTTCTGTAGAGAGCATGTACGAGAAACTCCTCAGTGCCATCCCAGCATGGTGTACAGACCTCTATCTTAAGCGGTCTTAAACACCACCGAACAGAGTTTACAGCCTTAGATCTGTGGTCATTATACTGAGAGAACAATATCTGCATGACCACTAGCACATAATGCCACACCTCCACAGGAAACACATGGAGGATACTGATAACCATTGCTGTCATGGAGACTCTTCCTCCCTGCGGATGAATAGACCCTGGGTTGTATATGATCCAAGCTAAACACTGCTAAACCCAACCTAAACATCGTAGATTTGTGCAACTTTTtaaacaacagcaaaataaGTCTTAGAGCCTACatgtaatatttctgttttgtctgtgttcattctaaaaATTTTGCATTCTTCCAGAGTTCAGAAAATGCATACTGTCACCCATATAATATCCAGTTACTGATAGACTTGTAGTGGTCATACCCTTATAGAGTGAGGTTTTCACTTaaagaacacatttttatgTGTGACTTGttcttgctttatttttcatgtcAGTCTTTCACATGGGTGACAGCAGTTTACTGCCTGAGTACAGTTTCTGTTCACCCTGTGTCCACATAGGTTTCCTGCCACCTTCCAGCAACATTACAGTAGACGGATTGGATACACTATCTCATCCGGGATGTATTCCTGTCTCACACcgtgttcctgggataggctccagctCCAAAACAAACCTTGCcaagataaagcagttacttaagataaattaaaaaaatgaaacaagtgatttcacacacttattatatgtaaatgatgtaaCGTAAGTTATCACATGTAGCATGTTATTATTTTCCCACATGACTCAGGCTCTTCATTTGTGATTTTTTCCAACCCActatattcattaattttcacATGGAATTTTCTAACATTAATTCAGTTGCACGTCCTCACATACACGTatagccaaaagtttgtgcacacCCATATTATCTGTTGAACATTCCATTCCAGATTTAATCCCCCTTTGCTAATAACCTTCACTTTTCTGGAAATGATTTCCACTACATTTTGGAATGCTGCTGTAGGGATTGGTGCTTATTCAGCCACtaaagagcattagtgagggtgttccagttcatcccacaGGTGTCAATAAGgagaaggtcagggttctgtgcaaGAACCTAGAGTTCTTGTACACCAGCTTTGGtaaaccacttttttttttttttttttggcgcttgtttttaatactttaatatacTTTAATATATTAAGTTATTTTACATGCTAAATGAAAATGCCAAATATCTTAATACGCTACTCGAAAGCTGACAGATACAAAGGATTGTATTTTGTGGGTGGAAAAACCGATGCATTTTGAACTGGTCTGATTCACCAGCACAACTCGCAGCTAAATGTTTCTCTGGTGATGAAGCCATGAGTGTACGGAAGGCTTCTGTGTGTAATTACACAGTGTGGCCGCTAGAGGTAGAGCTGAGTGAGTGCGTTACTACAGCAAATTACATGTTATTCCGAACCTGTTAGTCATTCGGGTGATTCATAGATCTCTAAAaaactttcttttattaaaaaaaaaaaaaaaaaatcatttatttatttttaagcctCTCTGAATCACATATTTGATGGCCTTGTATAAACACATGGAATTATTTAAAGATAGGAAATAAATATACAGGAGGTAATTATGTCCGGAAGTTTCCCTGGATAAGTCATCAAACCACCAGAGAGGAAATGCATTCATTTTAGGAAGTTTCTACTTCAAAcgttttacacatttattccaAGTAAAGACTAACAGAGTAGTAAAAGGACTGTGGATTCAACAGCGACATCTTTATGACAGTCTGAAGGATTCATGAAAGTAAAAGTTCATCTGGGACATTTTGTGAATTTTACTTTACTATCTTAGAGCCCTGATGATATTTACTAACCACATAAGAAGGGGAAGAAAATGGAACATATCCTAACTTATCATATTGTAATGCAACAACTCATGGTTTTATTTGTACTAAAACAAATATTGGATATATTTACAAGGTCTAAGTCAtcctagttttgtttttgttgagcAGTCtactatgaaaataaatgaataaataaaataaaatacacgtTCTGTCACTTTTTACCATCATTATTATGTTCTA
The genomic region above belongs to Tachysurus vachellii isolate PV-2020 chromosome 8, HZAU_Pvac_v1, whole genome shotgun sequence and contains:
- the dipk2b gene encoding divergent protein kinase domain 2B isoform X2, producing the protein MALRSFSYMLSTEVLLGAWWHNWFLCLGLPLVVSTPSTVLSQDINSFSRGFLGLDKCNACVGTSICKKLYKKQIRFERWLPHQLHLPSDNSTSYEANYTDDLETWRPVVLSRLVSPDLHHLADKSICISAGKRKSCSIEAVLRATSRFQNLAKSNILLPSVVQRLLDRIVHRYFEVADVGSVQMKHFTSKDKLRLLYTLAVNQQPLILQMFPGTEGWPFPRYHGSCGRLMMWAGCRPLRSLYQEPLAHRSDAAYQILHITQSLAFNSLHFRLFYTSVSEDIFGIAEDGRIFIMDASTIGIIDLQEGFRSEADPQQNYTDVFSCLSGSCTRTPPCESNRPSQSFTLICRHVLPKLLTSTDVQLSGLPGRVFAELIVCADPTQSDHRIHKAVQILKDTLQPFRPCNRGYEYRYPECRYSDKF
- the dipk2b gene encoding divergent protein kinase domain 2B isoform X1; the protein is MALRSFSYMLSTEVLLGAWWHNWFLCLGLPLVVSTPSTVLSQDINSFSRGFLGLDKCNACVGTSICKKLYKKQIRFERWLPHQLHLPSDNSTSYEANYTDDLETWRPVVLSRLVSPDLHHLADKSICISAGKRKSCSIEAVLRATSRFQNLAKSNILLPSVVQGLVTPMLRCPSQRLLDRIVHRYFEVADVGSVQMKHFTSKDKLRLLYTLAVNQQPLILQMFPGTEGWPFPRYHGSCGRLMMWAGCRPLRSLYQEPLAHRSDAAYQILHITQSLAFNSLHFRLFYTSVSEDIFGIAEDGRIFIMDASTIGIIDLQEGFRSEADPQQNYTDVFSCLSGSCTRTPPCESNRPSQSFTLICRHVLPKLLTSTDVQLSGLPGRVFAELIVCADPTQSDHRIHKAVQILKDTLQPFRPCNRGYEYRYPECRYSDKF